From Anaerohalosphaera lusitana, one genomic window encodes:
- a CDS encoding discoidin domain-containing protein encodes MHPSTSGDHSIPRFTWWDHRGSREWVQYDFKKPKTVSQVSLYWFDDTGRGQCRVPKSWKLLYRKGDRWVPVSAKDAYSTDRDKWNTVNFEQVRTSSLRLDVQLKRDYSGGILEWKIK; translated from the coding sequence ATGCACCCCAGCACCTCGGGCGACCATTCGATCCCCCGCTTCACATGGTGGGATCACCGGGGATCTCGCGAATGGGTACAGTACGATTTTAAAAAGCCCAAAACAGTTTCGCAAGTTTCCCTCTACTGGTTCGATGATACCGGTCGCGGTCAGTGCCGTGTCCCAAAATCCTGGAAGCTGCTTTACCGTAAAGGCGACCGATGGGTGCCTGTAAGCGCAAAAGATGCATACAGCACGGATCGCGATAAATGGAACACTGTCAACTTTGAGCAAGTTCGTACAAGTTCTTTGCGACTGGACGTTCAGCTCAAGCGAGATTACTCGGGCGGTATTCTGGAATGGAAAATCAAGTAG
- a CDS encoding glycoside hydrolase family 76 protein — protein MVILIAGTTACCTAGADSKFARWGRQTLEVIERDHRIEGQSGYYEDQSREDVSFTWGNAILLLAYAEAAKVDPAYEEPLENLHKHIQAYWVVDKGIGGYDALPEPREKVDRYYDDNAWIAMAQIDAYHATGKDKYLQAARRSIQFSLSGMDTESGGIWWRETWERPRRKSKNTCSVAPTAFACLRFYEVTKEKSYLENAKDLLIWLDENLKDEDNIYFDSVRPSGRIGRRKWSYNSAMPMRCYIVLHKLTGENKYLEKAVEIAVAAHKRWFDSSTNAIKCESMFAFTLVEGWIKLSEATRNPKWKQFAENAMVYVHENVKDPVGRYSKRWDDKNTEPLNRWNLLFPAATARAYWALVAANTSCK, from the coding sequence ATGGTGATTCTTATAGCCGGCACTACCGCTTGCTGCACGGCAGGTGCAGACAGCAAGTTTGCTCGCTGGGGCAGGCAGACGCTTGAGGTTATCGAAAGGGATCACAGGATCGAAGGCCAATCTGGTTATTATGAGGATCAGTCCAGAGAAGATGTTTCTTTCACCTGGGGCAACGCCATCCTGCTGCTGGCCTATGCTGAGGCTGCCAAGGTCGATCCGGCATATGAAGAACCACTAGAAAACCTGCACAAGCATATCCAGGCTTATTGGGTAGTGGATAAAGGTATAGGCGGCTATGATGCACTTCCCGAACCAAGGGAAAAGGTGGATCGGTATTATGATGACAATGCATGGATAGCCATGGCGCAGATCGATGCTTATCATGCGACCGGCAAGGATAAATATCTTCAAGCTGCCCGGCGATCCATCCAGTTTAGCCTGAGCGGTATGGACACGGAATCCGGAGGCATCTGGTGGCGCGAAACATGGGAACGTCCACGGCGAAAGAGCAAAAACACCTGTTCAGTAGCCCCCACCGCATTTGCGTGCTTGCGGTTCTACGAAGTGACTAAGGAAAAATCTTATCTCGAGAACGCCAAAGATCTTTTGATATGGCTTGACGAAAACCTCAAGGATGAAGATAATATATACTTCGATAGCGTGCGTCCCTCAGGTCGGATCGGCCGCCGCAAATGGTCCTACAATTCCGCAATGCCCATGAGGTGCTATATTGTACTGCATAAGCTCACGGGGGAAAACAAGTATCTGGAAAAAGCCGTTGAAATAGCCGTAGCGGCCCATAAGCGATGGTTTGACAGCTCCACCAACGCGATCAAGTGTGAATCCATGTTCGCATTCACTCTTGTCGAAGGCTGGATCAAATTATCCGAAGCAACCAGAAACCCCAAATGGAAACAGTTCGCCGAAAACGCAATGGTCTATGTCCACGAAAACGTCAAGGACCCTGTCGGGCGATACTCTAAACGCTGGGACGACAAAAATACAGAACCTCTAAACAGATGGAATTTGCTCTTCCCTGCAGCCACGGCCCGCGCTTATTGGGCACTGGTTGCAGCAAACACATCATGTAAATGA